A window of Fusarium musae strain F31 chromosome 1, whole genome shotgun sequence genomic DNA:
TGCTCTGCAGCTCAATATTTAGCACCTCACTCTTATTCGCCCCAATCTTGCTAAAGCCTTGACGATCGACCTTTCGTTTCTGGCTCGTCGTTGTATCCATAACACCTGAGCTATTCACTCGAGTTCTTCGCGTGCGCGAGGTACTCGTCACCGTCGTCGCTATCCCACTAAACACAACCTGAAAACAAGGGCGCATTGTCATGATAGTGGACACAATAACAGCCGTGAAGATTTCAGCCATGGCGAGAGTGTTCGGTGTCGTATTATACCCTGAGATAATTAGATCAACGACAGAACATCGAGAAGTCGGAATGAACATACAGTGAGGATCGGTAGCAGCTCCCTCGTTCGGCACGTAGATCATTACCACGCGAACCACAGCGCAAGCAGTATGCCTAAGTCATTAGCTGATTACTTCGAGAAGCTAGAATCAATACGTGTGTCAACTTACGCAAGTCCCAAGGCAATCAAGAAGAGAAATTGCCATATTTCCTTGCTCCGATGCCCCGTTGACAGAAGGGCAGGAAACGGTATCAGGACAAGCAAGACCGACGTAAAAGAGTTGATATAGGCATTTGCCACCCGGAACTTGGTGTTATCGATGCATGTGCCGTCGAGATCACCTTGCCAGGCTTTACGGATCGGGTTGCATTGGAATGTTGAGACCAGTGTGCCGCCAGTGTAATAAGCAATGATGACACCCATCAAGGCAAAGTTGGCGTATCGCGCGATCTTAGTACTCAAGAGAACAGGCTTGCTGAAGATGTTCATATAGATAGTACAAATAGAGAGCTTGATCACGCCTGCTGTCGCCTTGAAAAAGACCTGGTTGAGCCAGAAGCACTATCATTGTCAGTGGCGGGAAGGAAATAGCGGGCAGGTGGGACGATCTACAATCTTGGGCGTCAGGGCTTTCTGGATATCTGGCGGCAGATCATCTTTGTGATAGCCATAGCCCCATCGGAAGTAAGCTGCTACTTTGTCAGAAGTACTTCGTCATGAAAGTTGCGATACTTACGGTCCAGGTTAAAACCAGCAAGACATATGCTCAGAGACTAAACAATTAGTACATGTAACAGACAATATTGAGTTGCACGACACTTACTAGCCCAACGATCAACAGGTAATCTGGGAGTCCAATAACCTTTTTCCAGAGTCGCCAGGATATTCTCCATATGACTAAAATAGTAGCACTAGCCAGCAACGTAAGCGTTACGGCTTTGAGCTTGGCCGAATTGTTCGGCCCTTGATAGTAGTCTGACATGGGCTTCTGATGGAGACTGGGCTTCGAATAAGCAGCTCGAAGGAAGAACGAGAAGAGACACAGACACTGATGCATCTTATTTAAAACATCGGAATGTATGCGCGTATGGCCTGCAGCATCGCATTGTATACGAACAGCCCATTTTGGCatttaaccttaaaggcgGTTGAGAACTTTGGTACGGTTGGCAGGGAATTGCCACACACGACAGATGCTGGAATCATATCCTTGTAGTAGTCCGGACGAGACCATCAATCTGCGACTCGGTTATTTACGAGGGTCGTTGCATGCAGTAATTTATGGGCTGCATGCGCTGctggaaaaaagaaagttcaTGGACGGTGCATTGTCATTTGTGTAAGCAGGGCCGGTGGTGGTTGAGTCATTAGGGGGTTGAAGTTGTGTTCCTTACAAGCGATACAGTCGCTTGCATTGCAAAGCAGCGGCTACCAGTAGACTAAGCTTTTAGCCACGAGATCTTGATCTTTTCATTTATGTTTCGACCTTGGTCCCAAGACGTCTCAATCTCCTTTCAGTAACCTGAGAGTAGAGATATCCCACCATCGTCCTGAATATCCGTCATTGAACTTTGAGTGACATGTTGTGTTTTTTACCAACAAGACGGGGATTTAAAAATGTCCGGCCTCTTCATACTTAGCCGCTTCCAAGCCCGCAGAACCAACACCTCGGATACTCTCTTTCCTCTCTCAGTCAAGTGTCGGATTCGGGTGAATTGCGGCTGATACGATGAAAAGCAGGCACTTTGACCCTGTTGGTCGCCAAGTCGCCCATTTCCCTTGAAACTCGCTTGCTGGTAGTCGGCTACGTATTGCTTGGCAATAAATAAGAGATCTGTTGTGCCAATCATTTTGACCAAAAGAAATTCTGAAAAGTGCTCCCAAGCGAGCTAACAAAGTTTCTAACAGCAGCCCACTGTCATGGAGCATGGCTGGGTTAGGCCTGTTGGAGGCCACTTCAGGCAGAGATGTAACCTTCTTGAACCAGCGTTACTTCCGACATTCCTAATCTGGTATAGTCCTCAACATGGACTAGGGACGGGACGGAAGGACGGGCCAACTGTTTCCGCGGATAATTAACGGCTTCGGTCTTACGCTACATAGATTTCAAGAATCTCAGCCACTATATAGCGGGACTTAGCCACAAGGTACCCTATATCTCATCTCGACCTGAGAATAAATTTTAGACTATACCTTTAAAGAGACAGGaagtaagatatataaaagataaagggAGAACAAACACTTATAACTTATAGGCACAGACAAAGAGCCTGAGTTCTGCGATTCATTAAAGTTTTAATTCCTTCATCCAAGCTAAACATATGTCACAGCATTCATTGCTTGACAGTTAGTGTGGGATGGCAATTTACGCATGGAGAGTCAAAATATATCGGATTTTTCTCAGCTTTTCTAACAATCTCAATATCCATAATAATTGAACTATCACTCAATGCCAGAAACCTTAGCAGATAATCACCAAATCCGACATTTCCTCTGAGATTGCAGTGCTGGGCTCGTCTCTCTTACTGATCGTAAGGTCAGAGACCTGGGTATTGGGAACCGGTATGCGGGAAGTGAAAGTCCATTTGTTTAATTCAGGATCCCATAGAAGTTCTGTAGCCTCTTCAAATGGACCCGATAACTCTACGGTGCTAGCGACCAACCCACTAGCTGCAGCATCTGGAGAAATTGCATCTTCAGGATATCCCGACTCAGGCTGCGGGTCCGAGGCCTGAGACTTTCGGATACGATCCGAATGGATCTCTCTCCACTTTTCAATGCTGCATTCCCAACAAAATTGATTCGAAAGAACAATAGTCGGATGGCCCATTTGCAGGCAAAGAACCATTGTGGCTAGACGGCCAAGCCAATTGCCAATAGAGCGCACGATCGAGGGATTTCCAGGAGGTTCAAGTATTTCGTCCCAGTTGTCAACCATGGTGAACTGTGGATTCCCAATAAGAGCGTGATATGCCGTGTCAGAGTGGGTGTGCGAGCACGCATTCCCTAAGAGCCGTAGCAGTGGGCTGTTAAGTTGGCCCAATATATCAAGGTCCGCAACCCAATCTCCATGATCGTGTATAGACACAACAGACTCTAGGAAATACACCTCAAAGTCTCTGTTTCCGTGAGTACCAACGTCGATTGGAAGGACGTAGTCAGTAAACCGGAGATGTAGAGTAGTTGACTGAAACGAGTCCTCAAGCTTCCCATCGAATGTCTTGTGGGTGACAACCCTCCAG
This region includes:
- a CDS encoding hypothetical protein (EggNog:ENOG41) gives rise to the protein MHQCLCLFSFFLRAAYSKPSLHQKPMSDYYQGPNNSAKLKAVTLTLLASATILVIWRISWRLWKKVIGLPDYLLIVGLSLSICLAGFNLDPAYFRWGYGYHKDDLPPDIQKALTPKICFWLNQVFFKATAGVIKLSICTIYMNIFSKPVLLSTKIARYANFALMGVIIAYYTGGTLVSTFQCNPIRKAWQGDLDGTCIDNTKFRVANAYINSFTSVLLVLIPFPALLSTGHRSKEIWQFLFLIALGLA